The ANME-2 cluster archaeon genome includes a window with the following:
- a CDS encoding FtrB yields MAQFDDIETQIYEFAKQNAEKTGCKLNPDYDIVAMAIKGIANNKKKYGEQYCSCREITRNKETDRKIICPCVYRSRELEQRGACKCALFVR; encoded by the coding sequence ATGGCACAATTCGATGATATTGAAACCCAAATATATGAATTCGCAAAGCAGAATGCTGAAAAGACCGGCTGTAAACTGAACCCGGATTATGACATTGTTGCAATGGCGATAAAAGGGATAGCCAATAACAAGAAAAAATACGGTGAACAGTATTGCAGCTGCCGGGAGATAACGCGGAATAAAGAGACTGACCGGAAGATCATCTGTCCGTGTGTATATCGTTCCAGGGAATTAGAACAGCGGGGGGCCTGTAAATGTGCCTTGTTCGTTAGATAG
- a CDS encoding DUF262 domain-containing HNH endonuclease family protein produces MEEPFKPLSLSIRELFGNADALYKIPQYQRPYKWEDEQIDQLWDDVYEAFQNEEANYFLGSIITAKPRDDEKSAYVDVVDGQQRLTTLMIMFCVVRDLCPDINAKNIEENPFAVDIDTIYASIALHGKTNRLKLYTHRQYQSDFEELILKGNTLEVKKPFKYQIRSDEEPKYKFINTACIFREKLKELGEGGSEEFINYLFNQVKIIRIDCKNRDFAIRLFQVLNARGMDLTAADLIKSFLLEKLYSKCRDDKETSKMKEEQFISDWRDMEQSVKACDISLNDLFIIYEYHILGQNPKKSLYDELQNAFTDKEPNEVISDIKQIADTYFKEIYEKEDKMLFSFWYIRWNMYWKSILLTALHMEYPDYDKLKKQLRRFYYLYWIAGKTLSQIKQTSFNLIKWVKENKPISDIEDELNNKLKNDGIESIAIRNLTSANITTEPWIKPLLLMMEYNVTDNSKLAFIELNKDLHLEHVLPIKYKNFSEWDHITNEIASKWLNSAGNITLLSGAKNIEASNNPFNVKMEVYKGKGKYDNKNDKITSFLITQSIVRDYEADKNDGLWTLEAMAERWEWFFNEIEEILEIDVTQTIEQEPELV; encoded by the coding sequence ATGGAAGAACCATTTAAACCTCTGAGCTTGTCGATACGGGAATTGTTTGGAAACGCAGATGCGCTATATAAGATTCCCCAATACCAGCGGCCTTACAAATGGGAAGATGAACAGATTGATCAACTGTGGGATGACGTATACGAGGCTTTTCAAAATGAAGAAGCAAATTATTTTCTTGGCTCAATCATTACCGCAAAACCAAGAGATGACGAAAAATCTGCTTATGTGGATGTGGTAGATGGACAGCAAAGATTAACAACCCTAATGATTATGTTTTGTGTTGTTCGTGATTTATGCCCAGACATAAATGCTAAAAACATCGAAGAAAATCCTTTTGCAGTGGATATCGATACTATTTACGCTTCAATAGCTTTGCATGGCAAGACAAATCGTTTAAAACTTTATACTCATAGACAGTACCAGAGCGATTTTGAAGAGCTGATATTAAAAGGAAATACCTTAGAAGTAAAAAAACCCTTTAAATATCAGATAAGAAGTGATGAAGAGCCAAAGTATAAGTTTATCAACACAGCATGTATTTTCCGCGAAAAATTAAAAGAACTTGGTGAGGGTGGTTCTGAAGAATTTATTAATTACCTTTTCAATCAGGTAAAAATCATTAGGATTGATTGTAAGAATAGGGATTTTGCAATCAGACTATTTCAAGTATTAAATGCTCGTGGAATGGATCTAACCGCGGCAGATTTGATCAAGAGTTTTTTGCTTGAAAAACTATATAGCAAATGTCGAGATGATAAGGAAACTTCAAAAATGAAAGAAGAACAATTCATTTCTGATTGGCGGGATATGGAGCAAAGCGTCAAAGCGTGTGATATTTCACTCAATGATTTATTCATCATATATGAATATCATATTCTTGGCCAAAATCCAAAGAAATCACTATACGACGAATTACAGAATGCTTTTACTGATAAAGAACCTAACGAAGTAATTAGTGATATTAAACAAATAGCAGATACCTATTTCAAAGAAATCTACGAGAAAGAGGATAAAATGTTGTTTTCGTTTTGGTACATACGCTGGAATATGTACTGGAAGAGTATTCTCTTAACCGCATTGCATATGGAGTATCCAGATTATGATAAATTGAAAAAACAATTGCGCAGATTTTATTACTTGTATTGGATTGCTGGAAAAACATTATCACAAATAAAACAGACATCATTCAATTTAATCAAATGGGTGAAGGAAAATAAGCCCATTTCTGATATTGAAGATGAACTGAACAATAAGCTCAAAAATGATGGAATAGAAAGTATAGCAATTAGAAATCTCACATCAGCAAACATAACAACAGAGCCATGGATTAAACCTTTGTTGCTAATGATGGAATACAATGTAACTGACAATAGCAAGTTGGCTTTCATTGAATTAAACAAGGATTTGCATCTGGAACACGTTCTACCAATAAAATATAAAAACTTTTCAGAATGGGACCATATAACCAATGAAATAGCTTCAAAGTGGCTTAACAGCGCAGGTAATATCACGTTATTGAGTGGAGCAAAAAACATTGAAGCGAGTAATAATCCTTTCAATGTGAAGATGGAAGTTTATAAAGGGAAAGGAAAATACGATAACAAAAACGATAAAATTACTTCTTTCCTAATCACCCAATCCATAGTAAGAGATTATGAAGCTGATAAAAATGATGGATTGTGGACGTTGGAAGCTATGGCCGAGCGTTGGGAATGGTTCTTTAATGAAATTGAAGAAATATTGGAAATAGATGTAACTCAAACCATAGAACAAGAACCAGAATTGGTATGA
- a CDS encoding FprA family A-type flavoprotein: MGKERGPVTLTKGVYWVGAIDWNIRDFHGYVTPMGTTYNAYLIVDEKVALVDTVKAEFAGEMLERIRDIIDPARIDYVVANHVEMDHSGSLPAVMEAIPNAKIYGTRQCKNGLSQYYHAQGCDKWDFEIVETGTELNLGTKTLMFIEAAMLHWPDSMHTYIKEDKILLSNDAFGQHVATSKRFNDEVDDVMEDAAEYYANILMPFGKQILNYVGTVGELGIEVDMIAPCHGVIWRRDPGQIIQAYGRWAQGENAKKVLVIYDTMWGSTYMMAKAIVEGVTSAGVDVKLMAIRKNELSKIIKELLDAPVIVIGSPTLNNGMFPSVGGFLTYLKGLRPGGKKAAVFGSFGWGGGAVKAVEKELEATGFELVEPGLQIRYRPDKEGLEKCRQLGERIAGKV; encoded by the coding sequence ATGGGGAAAGAAAGGGGGCCGGTAACACTCACAAAAGGAGTGTACTGGGTAGGTGCCATTGACTGGAACATCCGTGACTTCCACGGATATGTAACTCCAATGGGTACTACATACAACGCATATCTCATTGTGGATGAGAAGGTCGCACTTGTGGATACTGTCAAGGCAGAGTTTGCAGGTGAAATGTTAGAACGTATACGTGATATCATAGACCCTGCCAGGATAGATTATGTGGTAGCGAACCACGTGGAAATGGACCATTCAGGTTCCCTGCCCGCTGTCATGGAAGCAATACCCAATGCAAAGATATACGGCACACGGCAGTGTAAGAACGGCCTGTCACAATATTATCATGCACAGGGATGTGACAAATGGGACTTTGAAATTGTTGAGACCGGGACTGAACTGAACCTTGGTACCAAAACATTGATGTTCATCGAAGCAGCGATGCTGCACTGGCCTGACAGCATGCACACCTACATCAAGGAAGATAAAATTCTGCTATCAAACGACGCTTTCGGACAGCACGTGGCAACGTCGAAGCGGTTCAACGATGAGGTGGACGATGTGATGGAAGATGCCGCCGAATATTATGCCAATATCCTGATGCCGTTCGGGAAACAGATATTGAATTATGTCGGGACTGTCGGGGAACTGGGTATCGAAGTCGATATGATTGCACCCTGTCATGGTGTCATATGGCGGCGGGACCCGGGTCAGATAATCCAGGCATACGGGCGCTGGGCACAGGGTGAGAACGCAAAGAAGGTGCTTGTCATCTATGATACCATGTGGGGTAGCACCTATATGATGGCAAAGGCAATCGTTGAAGGGGTGACGTCAGCCGGAGTCGATGTGAAACTGATGGCTATCAGGAAGAATGAGCTGAGCAAGATCATCAAGGAATTACTGGATGCACCTGTGATAGTGATAGGCTCACCCACACTGAACAACGGCATGTTCCCCTCCGTGGGGGGATTCCTGACCTACCTGAAGGGACTGCGACCCGGTGGTAAAAAAGCCGCTGTGTTCGGGTCATTCGGCTGGGGAGGCGGTGCTGTGAAGGCTGTTGAGAAAGAACTTGAGGCCACAGGATTTGAACTTGTAGAGCCGGGGCTGCAGATACGGTACCGGCCTGATAAAGAAGGACTTGAAAAATGCCGGCAGCTGGGTGAACGGATAGCAGGTAAAGTTTAA
- the cooS gene encoding anaerobic carbon-monoxide dehydrogenase catalytic subunit, whose protein sequence is METVSVHESIRKMHNVMQADGVGNTFDRFEAQGKRCTFCSTGVSCQLCSNGPCRLSEKAPLGACGIDADAMAMRNLLHLNVMGTTAYTYHAKELANTLIATGKGQTPFTIKDEGKLLMLAGKLGIQEQDVNTMAVSVGKAILDSIHSDSDGVLNMVELFAPESRIKVWKGLGILPGGPLDESMDMHTSSMTNIDGNYVSLAVKAMRLGISTIYGSQVPLELGQDILFGTPTPHEHDVDLGIIDPEYINVVVNGHEPFIGAALIGVAHKPENQKIAKTAGAKGLRVIGSIETGQELLQRFEKDEVFVGLTGNWLSIEAALATGGIDVFAMDMNCSPPALADFQDKYHVTLVSVSKLVSMPGVDRQIVYKPEKVEAQAQELVDLAIDNFKTRKAAGFVRHDLPTQKTITGFSTEAILAALGGTLDPFLDAVKAGSIKGCAALVSCTTLNGGGQDVNTVAVAKELIKRDILVLSAGCGNAALQVAGLTTIEAQELAGPGLKAVCQSLGIPPVLSFGTCTDTGRLTMLANAIADALGIDPSALPIVVTAPEYMEQKATIDAIFALANGWYTHVAPLPPVAGAPNLVKLLTQDLEGLTGGKLAVEADPVEAVDGMEAHIMKKRKALGI, encoded by the coding sequence ATGGAAACGGTAAGTGTACATGAATCTATTCGAAAAATGCATAACGTTATGCAGGCAGACGGCGTGGGAAATACCTTCGATCGTTTTGAAGCGCAAGGGAAACGCTGTACTTTTTGCAGCACAGGAGTGAGCTGCCAGCTGTGCAGCAACGGACCCTGCCGCTTGTCAGAGAAAGCACCTCTGGGAGCTTGCGGTATTGATGCGGATGCCATGGCAATGCGCAACCTCCTCCATCTGAACGTGATGGGGACTACGGCATACACGTACCATGCCAAGGAACTGGCAAATACCCTGATAGCCACGGGAAAAGGCCAGACGCCATTTACCATCAAGGATGAAGGAAAACTGCTCATGCTTGCAGGGAAACTGGGTATACAGGAGCAGGATGTCAATACAATGGCCGTGAGTGTGGGCAAGGCCATACTTGATAGCATCCACAGCGATTCTGATGGAGTGCTCAACATGGTCGAACTTTTTGCCCCGGAATCAAGGATTAAGGTATGGAAAGGGCTGGGAATCCTGCCGGGAGGGCCACTGGACGAGTCAATGGACATGCATACCTCCAGCATGACCAATATTGACGGGAATTATGTATCCCTGGCTGTCAAAGCAATGCGGCTGGGTATTTCCACGATCTACGGTTCACAGGTACCTCTTGAACTGGGGCAGGATATCCTGTTCGGCACACCAACGCCGCATGAACATGATGTGGACCTGGGGATCATTGACCCGGAATATATCAATGTGGTGGTAAACGGACATGAGCCGTTTATCGGCGCTGCATTGATAGGGGTTGCACACAAGCCAGAGAACCAGAAAATAGCAAAGACTGCCGGAGCAAAGGGCCTGCGGGTCATAGGTTCCATTGAAACCGGACAGGAACTGCTGCAGCGCTTTGAAAAGGACGAGGTGTTCGTAGGACTTACCGGCAACTGGCTCAGTATTGAAGCCGCACTGGCAACAGGCGGTATCGATGTGTTTGCCATGGATATGAACTGCTCACCACCTGCTCTTGCAGATTTCCAGGACAAGTATCATGTGACCCTGGTCTCGGTGTCCAAGCTCGTATCCATGCCGGGTGTTGACAGGCAGATAGTGTACAAACCTGAAAAGGTTGAAGCCCAGGCACAGGAGCTCGTTGACCTTGCAATTGATAATTTCAAAACGCGAAAGGCTGCCGGGTTCGTCAGGCACGACCTGCCCACACAGAAGACCATTACCGGTTTTTCGACCGAGGCCATCCTGGCGGCACTCGGCGGCACCCTGGACCCGTTCCTGGATGCAGTGAAAGCGGGCAGTATCAAAGGTTGTGCGGCCCTGGTAAGTTGTACCACATTGAACGGCGGCGGGCAGGATGTCAATACTGTTGCAGTTGCTAAGGAACTCATCAAGAGGGACATTTTGGTGTTAAGTGCCGGATGCGGTAATGCAGCCCTGCAGGTGGCAGGACTGACCACTATCGAGGCGCAGGAACTTGCCGGTCCGGGCCTGAAGGCCGTGTGCCAGTCACTGGGTATCCCCCCGGTATTGAGCTTTGGCACCTGCACCGATACCGGTCGGCTGACAATGCTGGCCAATGCCATTGCAGATGCATTGGGCATTGACCCGTCTGCCCTGCCGATTGTGGTGACCGCGCCTGAATATATGGAACAGAAAGCTACTATCGATGCCATATTTGCCCTGGCGAACGGTTGGTATACCCATGTAGCACCCCTGCCGCCCGTGGCAGGAGCTCCAAATCTGGTCAAACTGCTCACACAGGACCTCGAGGGGCTCACAGGCGGAAAGCTGGCTGTTGAGGCTGACCCTGTGGAAGCGGTGGACGGTATGGAAGCACATATAATGAAAAAGCGAAAGGCTTTGGGGATTTAA
- a CDS encoding virulence RhuM family protein, producing the protein MSKDEIAKQQSDFILYTGNDGKVNIDVFVQDENVWLTQKAMGLLFGVESHTITYHLKEIFKSGELDEKATTRKIRVVQNEGERQVTRKLDFYNLDAIISVGYRVNSYQATQFRIWATRTLKEYIIKGFVLDDERLKQGNKVFGKDYFEELLERIREIRASERRFYQKITDIYALSADYDKNAPATKDFFATVQNKLHWAITGKTAAEIIYDSADATKIHMGLTNWKQAPDGKIMKSDVSIAKNYLGKTHIKELNQIVSAYLDLAENRAHRQILMKMQDWGQFLHSFLELSSYPVLQDKGKVSALQAKLKAEQEYDEYRVIQDENYISDFDKEVWRIREGKDDYK; encoded by the coding sequence ATGAGCAAAGATGAAATTGCAAAGCAACAATCCGATTTTATCCTCTATACCGGAAACGACGGAAAAGTAAATATCGATGTTTTTGTGCAGGATGAAAACGTCTGGCTGACACAAAAGGCTATGGGCTTACTTTTCGGCGTTGAAAGTCACACGATTACCTATCATTTAAAAGAGATATTCAAGTCAGGTGAACTTGATGAAAAAGCAACCACTCGAAAAATTCGAGTAGTTCAAAATGAAGGCGAAAGGCAGGTAACAAGAAAACTGGACTTCTACAACCTCGACGCCATCATCTCAGTAGGCTACCGCGTAAACTCCTACCAGGCCACCCAGTTCCGTATCTGGGCAACCAGAACCCTGAAAGAATACATCATCAAAGGATTTGTGCTGGATGATGAAAGACTCAAGCAGGGAAATAAAGTTTTCGGCAAGGACTATTTCGAAGAACTCCTTGAGCGCATCCGTGAGATCCGCGCAAGTGAGCGGCGGTTTTATCAAAAGATCACAGACATCTACGCCCTTTCTGCGGATTATGACAAAAATGCGCCCGCAACAAAGGATTTTTTCGCAACCGTCCAGAACAAGCTCCACTGGGCAATCACCGGAAAAACCGCAGCAGAGATAATTTACGATTCGGCAGATGCAACAAAGATACACATGGGTTTGACAAACTGGAAGCAGGCACCGGACGGGAAGATCATGAAATCCGATGTTTCTATTGCTAAAAATTACCTGGGTAAAACTCACATCAAGGAATTGAATCAAATCGTTTCCGCATATCTCGATCTGGCGGAAAACCGGGCACATCGGCAGATTCTTATGAAAATGCAGGACTGGGGGCAATTTCTCCATAGTTTCCTGGAATTATCCAGCTATCCCGTATTGCAGGATAAAGGTAAAGTCAGCGCACTGCAAGCGAAGCTAAAAGCCGAGCAGGAATATGACGAATATCGGGTAATACAGGATGAAAATTATATTTCCGATTTTGACAAAGAGGTGTGGCGTATCAGGGAGGGTAAAGATGACTACAAATAA
- a CDS encoding ferritin family protein produces MVEDIMQDIDKLIGDLKTIDDAFRVALSIEKQGRNFYLGKIETSTSISAKDLFVYLAAQEDKHIEYLNDFMNTGQASETNENVPPDFSQAFASEYSSDNPGEMDVLMSALRFEQKNEKFYKELAVWADEPGQKAFFERLAVFEHGHMELIDGFIDDASQFRMQT; encoded by the coding sequence ATGGTTGAAGATATAATGCAGGATATTGATAAATTAATCGGGGACTTAAAGACCATTGATGATGCTTTCCGTGTAGCATTGTCAATTGAAAAGCAGGGACGCAATTTCTATCTTGGAAAAATTGAGACTTCGACCAGTATATCAGCTAAGGACCTGTTCGTGTACCTGGCAGCACAGGAGGATAAGCATATTGAATACCTCAATGATTTCATGAACACAGGTCAGGCATCTGAGACAAATGAGAATGTACCACCTGATTTTTCACAGGCTTTTGCCAGTGAATATTCAAGTGACAATCCAGGTGAAATGGATGTGTTGATGAGTGCGCTACGGTTTGAACAGAAGAACGAGAAATTCTACAAGGAACTGGCAGTATGGGCAGATGAACCTGGACAAAAAGCATTCTTTGAAAGACTGGCAGTTTTTGAACACGGGCACATGGAACTCATAGACGGATTTATCGATGATGCATCACAGTTCCGGATGCAGACATAA
- a CDS encoding type I restriction endonuclease subunit R, whose amino-acid sequence MNLITESEIEKFAIELLEHKGYQYIYAPDIAPDSNIPERNRFEDVLLFDRLRTALSRINPNIPPDSREDAIKQIQRLNPPELIANNEAFHRMLTEGIKVSYQKDGADRGDLVWLIDFNDPENNEFLVANQFTVVENNVNKRPDIILFVNGLPLVVIELKNPADENATVRSAFRQFQTYKQAIPSLFAYNGFIIISDGLEAKAGSLSAGFSRFMAWKSSDGKVEASPLVGQLETLINGMLNKTTLLDLIRHFIVFEKSKKEDKDTGIITIQTVKKLATYHQYYAVNRAVESTLRASGYAATEDWQDTVSIVEDPKSYDLPGVKQQPVGDRKGGVVWHTQGSGKSLSMVFYTGKIVLVMDNPTIVMITDRNDLDDQLFDTFAASKQLLRQEPVQAENRGHLKELLNVASGGVVFTTIQKFQPEEGNVYPKLSDRKNIIVIADEAHRTQYGFKAKTIDVKDEKGNVIGQKIVYGFAKYTRDALPNATYLGFTGTPIEKTDVNTPAVFGNYVDIYDISQAVEDGATVKIYYESRLAKITLSKEGKKLVAELDEELEKEDLAETQKAKTKWTQLEALIGSEDRTRQIAQDIVTHFGQRQEVFEGKGIIVAMSRRIAANLYDEIVKIKPQWHNDDRKKGDIKIVMTSASSDGPKISNHHTTKEQRRALAERMKDPQDELKLVIVRDMWLTGFDVPCLHTMYIDKPMKGHTLMQAIARVNRVYKDKPGGLVVDYLGIASDLKEALSFYSDSGGKGDPAVLQEQAVQFMLEKLEIVSQMFYGFSYEHYCTADTSAKLSIILAAEDHILGLENGKKRYIDEVTALSRAFSIAIPHEQAMDVKDEISFYQAIKARLVKFDSTGTGKTDEEIETAIRQVIDQALVTEQVIDVFGAAGIKKPDISILSEDFLLEVQNMEHKNIALEVLKKLLNDEIKARVKKNLVQSRSLMELLEDSIRKYHNKVITAAEVIEELIDLSKEITRMDKEPQDMGLSEFEYAFYTAIAENDSARELMQKEKLRELAVVLFEKVKQNASIDWTIKESVRAKLKVIVKRTLRHYGYPPDMEALATETVLKQAELIADEITKRG is encoded by the coding sequence ATGAATCTAATCACCGAATCAGAAATAGAAAAATTCGCCATCGAACTCCTTGAACATAAGGGATACCAGTACATCTATGCTCCCGACATTGCCCCGGATAGCAACATACCGGAACGGAACCGATTTGAAGATGTTCTCCTTTTTGATCGCCTGCGCACAGCCCTCAGCCGGATCAACCCAAATATTCCACCAGATTCGAGAGAAGATGCCATCAAGCAGATACAGCGCCTCAATCCGCCCGAACTTATCGCCAACAACGAAGCATTCCACAGGATGCTTACCGAAGGCATAAAGGTAAGCTACCAGAAGGATGGAGCCGACAGGGGCGACCTGGTCTGGCTCATAGATTTTAACGATCCTGAAAACAACGAATTTCTTGTCGCCAATCAATTCACTGTTGTAGAAAATAACGTGAACAAACGCCCAGACATCATCCTTTTTGTTAACGGCCTGCCCCTGGTCGTTATCGAGCTGAAAAACCCTGCCGATGAGAACGCAACCGTAAGGTCTGCATTCAGACAGTTCCAGACCTACAAACAGGCAATCCCGTCTTTATTTGCTTATAATGGTTTTATAATCATCTCCGACGGCCTGGAAGCAAAAGCAGGTTCCCTATCAGCAGGTTTTAGCCGTTTTATGGCATGGAAAAGCTCAGACGGCAAGGTTGAGGCTTCACCTTTAGTTGGTCAGCTGGAAACGCTCATTAATGGGATGCTGAATAAAACAACGCTCTTAGACCTTATCCGCCACTTCATAGTATTTGAAAAATCGAAAAAAGAAGACAAAGACACTGGCATTATAACTATTCAAACCGTAAAGAAGCTCGCAACCTATCATCAGTACTATGCTGTTAACCGGGCAGTAGAATCCACACTCAGGGCATCGGGTTATGCTGCAACTGAAGACTGGCAGGATACCGTTTCGATTGTTGAGGACCCTAAAAGTTATGACCTGCCCGGGGTGAAGCAACAGCCTGTCGGAGACAGAAAAGGCGGTGTGGTCTGGCACACGCAGGGAAGCGGGAAGTCCCTTTCCATGGTTTTTTACACAGGTAAAATTGTCCTGGTAATGGATAATCCCACCATAGTGATGATAACGGACCGCAACGATTTAGACGACCAGCTTTTTGATACCTTTGCTGCTTCAAAACAACTGCTCAGGCAGGAACCTGTGCAGGCAGAAAACAGGGGGCATTTGAAAGAACTGCTAAACGTCGCATCGGGTGGCGTAGTATTTACCACCATCCAGAAGTTCCAGCCCGAAGAAGGAAACGTTTACCCGAAACTATCAGACCGGAAAAACATCATTGTGATAGCTGACGAAGCTCACCGGACACAATACGGCTTCAAGGCCAAAACCATTGATGTAAAAGATGAAAAGGGAAACGTAATCGGTCAAAAGATCGTGTACGGTTTTGCGAAATACACTCGCGACGCCCTGCCCAATGCAACGTATCTGGGATTCACCGGTACGCCGATAGAAAAAACAGACGTGAACACGCCTGCTGTTTTTGGCAATTATGTTGACATTTACGACATATCACAGGCTGTTGAGGACGGCGCCACAGTAAAGATCTATTACGAGAGCAGGCTGGCAAAGATCACTCTTAGCAAGGAAGGTAAAAAACTGGTCGCAGAATTAGATGAAGAACTGGAAAAAGAAGACCTTGCAGAAACCCAGAAAGCCAAAACGAAATGGACACAACTGGAAGCCTTGATCGGCAGCGAAGACCGGACAAGGCAGATTGCACAGGATATTGTAACTCATTTCGGCCAAAGACAGGAAGTGTTTGAAGGCAAGGGAATCATTGTCGCAATGTCACGAAGGATAGCGGCCAACCTGTACGATGAGATTGTTAAGATCAAACCGCAATGGCATAATGATGACCGTAAAAAAGGTGATATCAAGATTGTGATGACCTCTGCATCCTCTGACGGACCCAAAATATCAAACCATCATACGACAAAAGAGCAGAGGAGAGCTCTTGCAGAGCGAATGAAAGACCCGCAAGATGAATTGAAACTGGTCATCGTTCGGGATATGTGGCTTACAGGTTTTGATGTCCCCTGTCTGCATACGATGTACATTGACAAGCCAATGAAAGGGCATACCCTTATGCAGGCAATTGCGCGGGTGAACAGAGTCTATAAAGACAAACCGGGTGGTCTGGTTGTTGATTACCTTGGAATAGCTTCCGACCTGAAAGAAGCCTTATCGTTCTATTCTGACAGCGGCGGGAAAGGCGACCCCGCTGTCCTTCAGGAGCAGGCAGTTCAATTTATGCTCGAAAAACTGGAGATCGTATCCCAGATGTTTTATGGATTTTCCTACGAACATTACTGTACAGCGGATACTTCTGCGAAGCTGTCAATAATACTTGCAGCAGAAGACCATATTCTGGGTCTCGAAAATGGTAAAAAAAGATACATCGATGAAGTAACTGCATTATCAAGAGCTTTTTCCATAGCCATTCCACACGAGCAGGCAATGGATGTAAAGGACGAAATCTCGTTCTACCAGGCGATAAAAGCCAGACTAGTTAAATTTGACAGCACGGGAACAGGAAAAACAGACGAAGAGATTGAAACCGCAATCAGGCAAGTCATCGATCAAGCCCTTGTTACTGAACAGGTGATAGATGTGTTTGGTGCCGCTGGAATCAAAAAACCTGACATTTCCATATTGTCAGAAGATTTTCTGTTAGAAGTCCAGAATATGGAGCACAAAAATATCGCTCTGGAAGTCCTGAAAAAGTTGCTCAACGATGAAATAAAAGCCCGGGTAAAGAAAAACCTGGTTCAAAGCAGATCATTAATGGAACTGCTGGAAGATTCTATCAGGAAATATCATAATAAAGTTATCACTGCAGCTGAAGTTATTGAAGAATTGATAGACCTCAGTAAAGAGATAACGCGAATGGACAAAGAGCCTCAGGATATGGGATTGTCTGAATTTGAATATGCGTTTTACACTGCAATTGCAGAGAATGACAGTGCAAGAGAATTGATGCAAAAAGAGAAGCTACGGGAATTAGCTGTCGTCTTATTCGAAAAAGTCAAACAAAATGCATCGATAGACTGGACGATTAAAGAAAGTGTCAGGGCCAAATTGAAGGTGATTGTAAAACGGACATTAAGACACTATGGTTATCCTCCGGATATGGAGGCACTTGCTACAGAAACTGTGCTCAAACAGGCGGAATTGATTGCTGATGAAATAACAAAGAGGGGATGA
- a CDS encoding type II toxin-antitoxin system VapC family toxin: MKAFLDTSSLIKLYHTEVGSDFVMNALSHDIREIFLSELAILEFRSALWKKMREKEIMENTAIEVIKCFQNDGDNFHWIMLQSDIVESASYLLMKYGNRGLRTLDSLQLAAALTLRDEKCIFFTSDKLLQTFFKEEQLNIL; the protein is encoded by the coding sequence ATGAAAGCATTTCTTGATACCTCTTCTCTCATTAAGCTCTACCACACGGAGGTAGGGTCTGATTTTGTAATGAATGCTCTTTCCCACGATATCAGAGAAATTTTCCTTTCAGAGCTTGCAATTTTGGAATTCCGTTCTGCCTTATGGAAGAAAATGAGAGAAAAGGAGATAATGGAAAATACCGCCATCGAAGTTATCAAATGTTTTCAAAATGACGGTGATAATTTCCATTGGATAATGCTGCAATCTGATATTGTCGAATCAGCTTCATACTTGTTGATGAAATATGGCAATCGTGGTTTGAGAACCCTGGATTCACTTCAATTAGCAGCAGCCTTAACTTTGAGGGATGAGAAATGTATTTTTTTTACCTCAGATAAGTTATTGCAGACTTTTTTTAAAGAGGAACAGCTTAACATTTTGTAA